In Ruminiclostridium papyrosolvens DSM 2782, the following proteins share a genomic window:
- a CDS encoding polysaccharide deacetylase family protein has product MKKFFGVTIAVLALIVLVATICVKEGKILNNNNNISIQTKSESQKNANDSKKGPSQQSNTVAPSDTTKKPEDKKPLEPGKDTAKQTLPGKNEPMVALTFDDGPHPQNTILILNALKKYNGHATFFVVGNRAESFPSVIKQIYNNGNEIGNHSYSHKQLTTLNNDGINKELNKTSDIIQNIIQRKPSIIRPTYGSVNSRVKTCSGAPLILWSIDTLDWKTKNKASTVNNVVGKVKDGDIVLMHDLYKPTAQAAEVIIQKLSSQGFKLVTIDELFAARGVKLESGQVYSSAYKKK; this is encoded by the coding sequence TTGAAAAAATTTTTTGGGGTAACAATTGCAGTTTTAGCATTAATAGTTTTAGTGGCAACAATATGCGTCAAAGAAGGCAAAATACTGAATAATAACAATAATATCAGTATTCAAACGAAATCTGAAAGTCAAAAAAATGCTAACGATAGTAAAAAAGGACCGTCTCAGCAGTCTAACACAGTAGCTCCCTCTGATACTACAAAAAAGCCGGAGGATAAAAAACCTTTAGAGCCGGGAAAGGATACAGCGAAACAGACCCTTCCGGGCAAAAACGAACCTATGGTTGCACTTACATTTGATGACGGGCCTCATCCGCAGAACACAATACTGATATTAAATGCTCTAAAAAAATATAATGGACATGCAACCTTCTTTGTTGTAGGAAACAGAGCTGAGAGTTTTCCCAGTGTTATAAAGCAAATCTATAACAACGGAAATGAAATTGGTAATCATAGCTACAGTCATAAACAATTAACAACGCTAAATAACGACGGAATTAACAAAGAATTAAACAAAACATCTGATATAATACAGAACATTATTCAAAGAAAACCGTCTATAATAAGACCGACTTATGGAAGTGTAAATAGCAGAGTAAAAACATGCTCAGGTGCTCCGCTAATTCTCTGGTCCATAGATACTTTAGACTGGAAGACAAAGAATAAGGCATCAACAGTAAATAATGTAGTTGGTAAGGTAAAGGACGGAGACATTGTACTGATGCATGATTTGTATAAACCCACCGCTCAGGCAGCAGAGGTAATAATACAAAAACTGTCTTCGCAGGGATTTAAACTAGTTACCATTGATGAACTTTTTGCTGCCAGAGGAGTAAAGCTTGAGAGTGGACAGGTATATAGCAGTGCTTACAAGAAAAAGTAG
- a CDS encoding HPr family phosphocarrier protein, producing MKSFDISLKSINDVKDFVNIVNKYDFDVDLSSGRYIVDAKSIMGIFSLDLSKPIKVEVQNDDSEKFCDEIKRFVV from the coding sequence ATGAAATCATTTGATATTTCTTTAAAATCTATTAACGACGTAAAGGATTTCGTAAATATCGTTAACAAATATGACTTTGATGTAGATTTATCATCAGGACGTTACATCGTAGACGCAAAGTCAATCATGGGAATCTTCAGTCTTGACCTCAGCAAGCCTATTAAAGTTGAAGTTCAGAACGATGACAGCGAAAAATTCTGTGATGAAATTAAGCGTTTTGTAGTTTAA
- a CDS encoding glycosyltransferase, whose translation MKNEFLYSSDAFNLPFVSVIIPAYNAEKYIERCLECITNQNYPKEKIEVIVVDNNSTDNTADIIKSFNVRYVFNEKKGPSPSRNKGISIATGEYLIFTDSDCLADSDFVMNHINAHLNFKRSNPKVKMVGGGIGGYNKNFWAVCDDFCSWSAYHPALKNHINNSYFPSANISVPKSLVEEIGVFNEDLKTGEDVDFCLRVAFGGYGLYFEPKAKVLHINRDTFREFMGHGKSWAKPVASPEDVNNQQWKENGGLLKSIPIYAKNYIKSIVEVISYGFKAKRFYVVFFIPFIVLYKTYFAYHRMLFRMKAAEK comes from the coding sequence ATGAAAAACGAGTTTTTGTACAGCTCGGATGCATTTAATTTGCCTTTTGTATCTGTTATTATTCCGGCATACAATGCGGAAAAATATATTGAAAGGTGTCTTGAGTGTATAACTAACCAAAATTATCCCAAAGAAAAAATTGAAGTTATTGTTGTGGACAATAATTCAACGGACAATACGGCTGACATAATCAAATCTTTTAACGTCAGGTATGTATTTAATGAGAAAAAAGGACCATCCCCTTCAAGAAACAAGGGTATATCAATTGCAACCGGAGAATATCTGATTTTTACAGATTCCGACTGTCTTGCGGACAGTGATTTTGTTATGAATCATATTAACGCTCATCTAAATTTCAAAAGAAGCAATCCCAAAGTAAAAATGGTAGGAGGGGGAATAGGCGGTTATAACAAGAATTTCTGGGCAGTATGTGATGACTTCTGTTCATGGTCAGCATACCATCCTGCTTTAAAAAATCATATAAACAACAGCTATTTCCCTTCTGCCAATATTAGCGTCCCCAAAAGTCTCGTGGAGGAAATAGGCGTGTTCAATGAGGATTTGAAAACCGGAGAGGACGTTGATTTTTGCTTAAGAGTTGCATTTGGTGGATATGGACTGTATTTTGAGCCTAAAGCCAAAGTTCTTCACATTAACAGGGATACATTTCGTGAATTTATGGGACATGGAAAGTCCTGGGCAAAACCTGTCGCTAGTCCTGAGGATGTAAACAATCAACAGTGGAAAGAAAACGGAGGTTTGCTGAAAAGTATACCGATATACGCAAAAAATTATATTAAATCCATTGTTGAAGTAATATCTTATGGATTTAAAGCAAAACGTTTCTATGTAGTTTTCTTTATTCCATTTATTGTGCTTTACAAAACTTATTTTGCTTATCACCGTATGTTGTTTAGAATGAAAGCTGCCGAGAAGTAG
- a CDS encoding DUF523 domain-containing protein: MILVSACLAGLDSKYNGKSNYNEYIERLVREGKAIMVCPEQMGGLPTPRDSCEIVCGVGGDVLEGKSKIIDSKGQNQTEKFLKGAEETLKVGRLYNIKKAILKSKSPSCGVGKIYDGTFSGKLTEGNGVTAELLVRNGFEVITEEEFSAK, translated from the coding sequence ATGATACTGGTTAGTGCATGTTTAGCAGGACTGGACAGTAAATATAACGGTAAAAGCAACTATAACGAGTATATAGAGAGACTTGTCAGAGAAGGCAAAGCAATTATGGTATGCCCTGAACAGATGGGAGGGCTACCTACTCCAAGGGACTCTTGTGAGATTGTCTGCGGAGTCGGAGGAGACGTCCTTGAAGGGAAGTCAAAAATAATAGACTCAAAAGGACAAAATCAAACAGAAAAATTTTTAAAAGGTGCTGAAGAAACACTAAAGGTAGGCAGACTCTATAACATAAAAAAAGCAATACTAAAATCAAAAAGCCCCTCCTGCGGTGTTGGGAAAATATATGATGGAACCTTCAGCGGAAAGCTAACTGAAGGTAACGGAGTTACTGCAGAACTTTTAGTAAGAAATGGGTTTGAAGTAATAACTGAAGAAGAATTTTCTGCGAAATAG
- the rnr gene encoding ribonuclease R, whose protein sequence is MADLEERKERIVAFMRDKAYKPLLFKELLMVLDVPEKDIELFTQVIDELEEEGRIFKTHGKRYGVPTRLNLVTGRIQGHERGYGFLIPDDELMEDVFIPADSLNGAMHNDRVVARVNKKSSTDRRMEGEIIRILKRANTTLVGTFENSMSFGFVVPDNKRISGDIFVSKSEFQGAKKGQKVVVEILKYPEARRNAEGRIIEIIGDRNETGVDILSIIKSYNLEEDFPEDVLNQANSVSETVTEEMIQGRRDLRGLRMVTIDGEDAKDLDDAVSIEILENGNYRLGVHIADVTNYVTENSPLDIEALDRGTSVYLVDRVIPMLPRKLSNGICSLNPHVDRLSFTVIMDIDKNGRVYNHEIFESVINIDERMTYTNVYKILADNDQELIKRYSHVAPDFYKMQELALILRKKRFQRGAIDFDFDEAKVVLDEKGRPIDVKRYEITIANQIIEEFMLACNETVAEHFFWTNTPFVYRVHEDPDEEKIHNLNEFLYNLGYSIKGINKIHPRALQDLLEKVKGTRHERIISTVMLRSLQKARYSNESTGHFGLAAKYYCHFTSPIRRYPDLIIHRIMKLYLKGGMSEEKIRQLEGILPEIAKQCSERERGADEAERESEDLKKVEYMKAHEGEIFEGIIANVTSFGMFIELDNTIEGLVRMSSMEDDYYNYDEAHYCLVGERTRKIYRIGDTVKVILAKADISARKIEFILVESDDDFDSIDEETEDEIIFTKRKKEPSAVKRTSRSTKPDKDKADDKGRRSTSSGNKPGKKGKIIDKKVYEKIMGKRKRKKR, encoded by the coding sequence ATGGCAGACTTGGAAGAACGTAAAGAACGAATTGTTGCATTTATGAGGGATAAAGCATATAAACCTCTTTTATTTAAGGAACTTTTAATGGTTCTTGACGTGCCGGAAAAAGATATTGAACTCTTTACACAGGTAATTGATGAACTTGAAGAAGAAGGAAGAATATTTAAGACCCATGGAAAAAGGTATGGTGTACCGACAAGGCTAAATCTGGTGACAGGAAGGATTCAGGGGCATGAAAGGGGATATGGCTTCCTCATACCCGATGATGAGCTTATGGAAGATGTATTTATCCCTGCAGACAGCCTTAACGGAGCTATGCATAATGACAGAGTTGTGGCACGGGTAAATAAGAAAAGTTCAACAGACAGGAGAATGGAAGGCGAGATAATACGTATTCTGAAAAGGGCTAATACCACTTTGGTAGGAACCTTTGAAAACAGTATGAGCTTCGGTTTTGTGGTTCCTGATAATAAGAGAATTTCAGGAGATATTTTTGTCTCAAAGAGCGAGTTTCAGGGTGCAAAAAAAGGACAGAAGGTTGTAGTTGAGATACTAAAATATCCGGAAGCCAGAAGAAATGCTGAAGGCAGGATAATTGAAATAATAGGCGACAGGAATGAAACAGGGGTCGATATCCTTTCCATAATAAAATCCTATAACCTTGAAGAGGATTTCCCTGAGGATGTTCTAAATCAGGCAAATTCCGTAAGTGAAACAGTAACAGAGGAAATGATACAGGGAAGGCGTGATTTAAGGGGACTCCGCATGGTTACAATAGACGGAGAAGATGCAAAAGACCTTGATGATGCGGTTTCAATTGAAATACTGGAAAACGGGAATTACAGACTTGGTGTTCACATTGCAGATGTAACCAACTATGTTACGGAAAACTCTCCTCTTGATATTGAAGCACTTGACAGAGGGACAAGTGTATATCTTGTGGACAGGGTTATACCAATGCTTCCTAGAAAATTGTCCAACGGTATTTGCAGCCTTAACCCACATGTTGACAGGCTGAGTTTTACCGTAATTATGGACATAGATAAAAACGGAAGAGTATATAACCATGAGATATTTGAAAGTGTAATTAATATAGATGAGAGAATGACATACACCAACGTATATAAGATACTGGCGGATAATGACCAGGAGCTTATAAAACGCTACAGTCATGTTGCTCCTGATTTTTACAAAATGCAGGAACTTGCACTTATATTAAGGAAGAAAAGATTCCAGAGAGGTGCTATTGATTTCGACTTTGATGAAGCAAAGGTAGTACTGGATGAAAAGGGCAGGCCTATTGACGTAAAAAGATATGAAATAACCATTGCAAACCAGATAATTGAAGAATTTATGCTGGCCTGCAATGAAACTGTTGCGGAGCATTTTTTCTGGACAAATACACCCTTTGTATATAGAGTACACGAAGACCCTGATGAAGAAAAAATCCACAATCTGAACGAATTTCTTTACAATCTGGGATACAGCATAAAGGGCATAAATAAAATTCATCCCAGAGCCTTACAGGACCTTTTGGAAAAGGTTAAAGGAACCAGACACGAGAGAATAATCAGTACGGTTATGCTAAGATCCTTACAAAAAGCCCGGTATAGCAATGAAAGTACAGGACACTTCGGTTTGGCTGCAAAATACTATTGTCACTTTACATCGCCTATCAGACGATATCCGGATTTGATAATTCACAGGATAATGAAGCTATATCTGAAAGGCGGAATGAGTGAGGAAAAAATCCGCCAATTAGAAGGAATACTGCCTGAAATAGCAAAACAGTGCTCTGAGCGTGAAAGAGGAGCAGATGAGGCTGAAAGAGAAAGTGAAGACCTGAAAAAGGTAGAATATATGAAAGCTCATGAAGGAGAGATATTTGAAGGTATTATTGCAAATGTAACTTCCTTTGGTATGTTCATAGAGCTTGACAACACCATAGAAGGTCTGGTCAGAATGAGCAGCATGGAAGATGACTACTATAACTATGACGAAGCTCATTACTGTCTTGTAGGTGAACGAACACGCAAAATATACAGAATAGGCGATACAGTCAAGGTTATTCTTGCAAAAGCCGACATATCTGCAAGGAAAATTGAGTTTATACTGGTTGAGTCTGATGATGATTTTGACAGCATTGACGAGGAAACTGAAGATGAAATAATATTTACAAAGCGCAAGAAAGAACCTTCAGCTGTTAAGAGAACCAGCCGGAGTACAAAACCGGATAAGGATAAGGCTGATGATAAGGGCAGAAGGAGTACTTCTTCCGGCAATAAACCCGGCAAAAAGGGAAAAATCATAGATAAAAAGGTTTATGAAAAAATAATGGGAAAAAGGAAAAGGAAAAAAAGGTAG
- a CDS encoding sensor histidine kinase, giving the protein MAEGMMSMTFKGSIQARLVRNFILIILISVLAFEALLVYFTRFYFYNNIESILTNQIKTASDFYTRYFSDVPLDVNIMDNADLFWKQTTGQVQIVGNTGEVLLDSQGLESGEYVSGNDFKLAQQGKKGVWVGRINNGSEQIMIVSYPLKSDTEQVGVVRFITSLKDVDRIIFNISMIFIIIGIVVILVAGTISIALAHSIIHPIKNVTGAAELMAEGNLDVRICKSRNDEIGKLSDTLNYMASEIQKRERIKNDFISTVSHELRTPLTSIKGWANTIIDDDYSDREILSDGLNIIVKESDRLTDMVEELLDFSRFVSGNVELKKEKTDVSSIVDYIQKQMSDRAKKEKISFVAKCENIPIVDLDRNRITQLLINLLGNAFNFTPQNGRVALISFWENENVVFRVEDTGCGISPEELPLVTEKFYKGNSSNSHTGLGLSICDEIVKLHNGSLSIESELDKGTIVTVRIPIGG; this is encoded by the coding sequence ATGGCGGAAGGAATGATGTCTATGACATTTAAAGGCAGTATTCAGGCCAGATTGGTAAGAAATTTTATACTGATTATTCTTATAAGCGTTCTTGCTTTTGAAGCACTGCTTGTGTATTTCACGCGTTTTTATTTCTACAATAATATTGAGAGTATTTTAACAAATCAGATTAAGACTGCTTCTGACTTTTATACCCGATATTTTTCTGATGTCCCTTTGGATGTTAACATTATGGACAATGCCGATTTATTCTGGAAACAAACTACGGGACAGGTTCAGATTGTAGGAAACACCGGGGAAGTGTTATTGGATTCCCAGGGACTTGAGTCGGGAGAATATGTGTCCGGCAATGACTTCAAGCTGGCCCAGCAGGGCAAAAAAGGTGTGTGGGTGGGAAGAATCAACAATGGCAGTGAGCAGATTATGATTGTATCCTACCCCCTCAAATCAGATACTGAGCAGGTTGGAGTAGTAAGGTTTATAACCTCCTTAAAAGATGTTGACAGAATTATATTTAATATTTCCATGATATTTATAATAATCGGAATTGTTGTTATTCTGGTTGCAGGTACTATTAGTATAGCTCTGGCACATAGTATCATTCATCCGATCAAAAATGTAACGGGAGCAGCCGAATTAATGGCAGAGGGAAATCTCGATGTTAGAATATGCAAAAGCAGAAATGATGAGATTGGTAAGCTTTCGGATACTCTCAATTACATGGCTTCAGAAATACAAAAAAGAGAACGAATCAAAAACGATTTTATATCTACGGTTTCGCATGAACTCAGAACACCTCTGACATCAATAAAAGGCTGGGCAAATACCATAATTGATGATGATTACAGTGACCGAGAAATTCTTAGTGACGGATTGAATATCATTGTAAAGGAAAGTGATCGGCTCACAGACATGGTTGAGGAACTTTTGGACTTTTCTCGTTTCGTTTCGGGAAATGTTGAGCTAAAAAAGGAAAAGACAGACGTTAGTTCCATTGTTGACTACATACAAAAACAAATGAGTGATAGAGCTAAAAAAGAAAAAATTAGCTTTGTTGCTAAATGTGAAAATATCCCTATTGTTGATTTAGATAGAAACAGAATTACTCAGCTTTTGATTAATCTGTTGGGAAATGCCTTCAATTTTACACCTCAGAACGGAAGGGTAGCATTAATTTCATTTTGGGAGAATGAGAATGTTGTTTTCAGGGTTGAGGATACCGGCTGTGGTATAAGCCCAGAGGAATTACCTCTGGTAACGGAGAAATTCTACAAGGGAAATAGCAGCAACTCTCATACGGGACTGGGGCTTTCAATCTGCGATGAGATAGTAAAGCTGCACAATGGAAGTCTGAGCATTGAAAGCGAACTGGATAAAGGAACAATTGTAACAGTGAGGATTCCTATTGGAGGCTGA
- the ruvX gene encoding Holliday junction resolvase RuvX, whose translation MRILGIDYGDSRIGVAISDPMGWTAQGLEMIKSKESLKKAVLRLSEIIKEYGVTDIVIGYPINMNGTKGPRTERTEEFIKKISDFGEFNIIKWDERLTTVSAHRTMNELGIKASKKKDIVDTMSAVLILQGYLDRMAGNKKS comes from the coding sequence ATGAGAATACTTGGAATTGACTATGGAGATTCAAGAATAGGTGTAGCCATAAGTGACCCTATGGGCTGGACAGCACAGGGCTTGGAAATGATTAAGAGCAAGGAAAGTTTGAAAAAAGCTGTCTTACGTTTATCAGAAATAATAAAAGAATATGGTGTTACAGACATAGTTATAGGGTATCCTATCAATATGAACGGTACTAAAGGGCCAAGAACTGAAAGAACCGAAGAATTTATAAAAAAGATTTCTGATTTTGGTGAGTTTAATATAATAAAATGGGATGAGAGACTTACTACCGTGTCAGCGCACAGAACTATGAACGAATTGGGCATAAAAGCTTCAAAAAAGAAGGACATTGTGGATACAATGTCAGCGGTATTAATTCTTCAAGGTTATCTTGATAGAATGGCAGGTAATAAAAAAAGTTGA
- a CDS encoding IreB family regulatory phosphoprotein, with amino-acid sequence MGINETMMFKVDNEKENEAKEILVSVYQALKEKGYNPINQMVGYILSGDPTYITNYKNARSIVRRLERDELLEEVLKFYLENHNDVPE; translated from the coding sequence ATGGGAATTAACGAGACTATGATGTTTAAAGTGGATAATGAAAAAGAGAATGAAGCAAAAGAAATCTTAGTTTCTGTATATCAGGCACTAAAAGAAAAAGGCTACAATCCGATAAACCAGATGGTTGGATATATTTTGTCTGGTGATCCTACTTACATCACAAACTATAAAAATGCCAGAAGTATTGTCCGAAGACTTGAGAGAGATGAGTTACTGGAAGAAGTCCTTAAATTTTATCTGGAAAATCATAATGACGTACCTGAATAA
- a CDS encoding response regulator transcription factor, protein MESKVLIIEDEESIRGFLKINFKKHNFIVIEAATGEEGLLKARQENPDVVLLDVMLPGISGFQVCETLRKELPGVGIIMLTARGQDIDKIKGLEYGADDYVVKPFNTTELILRAKSLLRRLVGKGTSDSKEDTLKSGVFKLELYSQRVFKEDKEILLTPKEFFLLKIFLENKNKAFTRDELLDKIWGYDYMGDTKIVDVNIRRLRSKIEDKDSHGMFIETVWGIGYRWRKE, encoded by the coding sequence ATGGAAAGTAAGGTTCTTATAATAGAAGATGAAGAAAGTATAAGAGGTTTCTTAAAAATAAACTTCAAAAAGCATAATTTTATTGTTATAGAAGCAGCTACAGGAGAAGAGGGATTATTAAAGGCAAGACAAGAAAATCCGGATGTTGTGCTCTTGGATGTTATGTTGCCCGGAATAAGCGGATTTCAGGTGTGTGAAACACTTAGAAAAGAGTTGCCCGGAGTCGGAATAATTATGCTGACTGCCAGAGGACAGGATATAGATAAAATAAAAGGTTTGGAGTATGGTGCGGATGACTATGTTGTAAAACCTTTTAATACTACAGAGCTTATTCTGAGGGCAAAATCCCTTTTAAGACGATTGGTGGGAAAGGGTACATCAGACAGTAAAGAGGATACGCTAAAAAGCGGTGTATTCAAGCTGGAGCTTTATTCTCAAAGAGTGTTTAAGGAAGATAAGGAGATTCTGCTTACACCAAAAGAATTTTTCTTACTAAAAATCTTTCTGGAAAATAAAAACAAAGCTTTTACCAGAGATGAACTTTTGGACAAGATATGGGGCTATGACTACATGGGAGATACCAAGATAGTTGATGTCAATATAAGGAGACTGAGAAGCAAGATTGAAGATAAGGATTCCCACGGTATGTTTATTGAAACAGTATGGGGTATCGGGTACAGATGGCGGAAGGAATGA
- the mtaB gene encoding tRNA (N(6)-L-threonylcarbamoyladenosine(37)-C(2))-methylthiotransferase MtaB, translating into MKKVAFYTLGCKVNQYESEAVSSIFEQNGYEIVSFEQVSNVYIINTCTVTNLSDRKSRQAIRKAKKTNPDSIVIVMGCYAQTSSEEVLKIPGVNMVIGTKDRGRILEYVERIEAGECRINAVDNIMASRSFEELKLSTFKERTRAYLKIQEGCSQFCAYCIIPYARGPIRSRKPDDIIEEVRQLADSGFLEVVLTGIHLASYGRELEDTSLLDIIRKIHSIDGIKRIRLGSIEPTTITKEFVEAAVGLPKLCPHFHLSLQSGCDKTLVEMNRKYNTDEYRRSVELLKNNIPDVAITTDLMVGFPGETGEDFAESRDFAEEIGFSKIHVFKYSPRKGTPAAGMKNQVSPEEKERRSEIMLALSDELEKKYLEKYVGRDMEVLYEQEMHGEDGYIEGLTNNYIRVMAKGDISLKGKLAETKLSKVNGVLFEGKIVAKA; encoded by the coding sequence ATGAAAAAAGTAGCTTTTTATACATTGGGTTGTAAAGTTAATCAGTACGAGTCCGAAGCAGTTTCTTCAATATTTGAGCAAAACGGATATGAAATAGTTTCTTTTGAACAGGTTTCAAATGTTTATATAATAAATACATGTACTGTTACAAATCTGAGTGACAGAAAATCCAGACAGGCTATAAGAAAGGCGAAGAAAACAAATCCGGATTCTATAGTTATTGTTATGGGCTGTTATGCACAGACATCCTCAGAAGAAGTTTTAAAGATTCCCGGTGTTAATATGGTTATAGGTACAAAGGATCGCGGCAGAATTCTGGAGTACGTAGAAAGAATTGAAGCAGGTGAATGCAGAATAAATGCTGTGGACAATATAATGGCATCAAGGTCTTTTGAAGAGCTTAAATTAAGTACATTTAAAGAGAGGACAAGGGCATACCTGAAAATACAGGAAGGGTGCAGCCAATTCTGCGCCTATTGTATAATTCCTTATGCGAGGGGGCCTATACGAAGCAGAAAGCCGGATGATATAATAGAAGAAGTAAGACAGCTTGCAGACAGTGGATTTTTAGAGGTAGTATTGACAGGTATCCATCTTGCTTCATACGGCAGAGAACTGGAGGATACCAGCCTGCTGGATATTATTCGTAAAATACACAGTATTGACGGCATTAAAAGAATACGTTTGGGCTCTATAGAGCCTACCACAATTACAAAAGAATTTGTTGAAGCTGCCGTGGGGCTGCCAAAGCTCTGTCCGCATTTTCATTTGTCATTGCAAAGCGGTTGTGATAAAACCCTTGTAGAAATGAACAGAAAATATAACACTGATGAATATAGAAGAAGTGTAGAGCTGCTTAAAAACAATATTCCTGATGTTGCAATAACTACCGACTTGATGGTGGGTTTCCCCGGTGAAACGGGAGAGGATTTCGCAGAGTCCCGTGATTTTGCGGAAGAAATCGGTTTTTCCAAAATCCACGTGTTCAAATATTCGCCAAGAAAGGGAACTCCGGCGGCAGGAATGAAAAACCAGGTAAGCCCCGAGGAAAAGGAAAGAAGAAGCGAAATAATGCTGGCTCTCTCGGATGAGCTTGAAAAAAAATATCTGGAAAAGTATGTGGGAAGGGATATGGAAGTTTTATACGAGCAGGAGATGCACGGTGAAGACGGCTATATTGAAGGGTTGACAAATAATTATATTCGGGTAATGGCAAAAGGTGATATTAGTCTTAAAGGCAAACTGGCAGAAACAAAATTGTCAAAAGTTAATGGAGTGTTATTTGAAGGAAAAATTGTTGCAAAAGCCTGA